Proteins encoded in a region of the Coffea eugenioides isolate CCC68of chromosome 4, Ceug_1.0, whole genome shotgun sequence genome:
- the LOC113768372 gene encoding zinc finger BED domain-containing protein DAYSLEEPER-like — protein sequence MAALIDNNGTPNSDAQPNKRRRKKSVVWEHFTVENIDADCTRAFCKQCKKSFAYITGSKLAGTSHLKRHIALGICPVSKLNKEKNQSSPYIPNPKSNGSADAVDRKRKRHRATSGLTAISFDQESCSHEIAKMIIKHDYPLHIVENPGFVRFARALHPQYNSVNINTIEAHVVNIYLREKQNLLSLLAGAPGRISLSLDLWTSDQTVGYAILTGQFVDCDWNLHRRILSVITLPFPDSESAFNHAVAACFTDWCFENKLFTLTLNQSFSSETIRANLRGLLSIKNSVIVNGQLIIGSCYAHALGSTAQDALWSMRNTLEKVRRIVKYVITSEAHREKFAEVKQKLQVPSTKSLVLDDQTNWNTTYEMLLAASELKEVFYFLDISDTQNQIIPSMDEWREVETLCTYLKLLHDAASILTAEVNPTSNTFFHEVWKIQLELMHAARSPDLFTRNLTKPLKDRFDRYWKDCNLVLAVAVVMDPRFKMKLVEFSFSRIYENEAETWIKLVDEGLHELYLDYVLESLPPPTFLDEASESVIKAEISQDDCLLSSADGLSDFDIYISEIMSSNQMKSELDQYLEESLLPRVQDFDALGWWKLNRLKYPTLSRMASDVLSIPVSTVAPDSVFDTAERKMDSFRSTLSPTTLEALVCSKDWLKFESPDTSLDMQTAIVSVER from the coding sequence ATGGCTGCCCTTATTGACAACAACGGAACACCAAATTCAGATGCACAACCCAATAAGCGCAGGAGAAAAAAGTCTGTTGTTTGGGAACACTTCACAGTAGAAAACATTGATGCAGACTGTACCAGAGCCTTTTGTAAGCAGTGCAAAAAGTCATTTGCCTACATTACTGGTTCAAAACTAGCTGGCACAAGCCACCTCAAACGGCATATTGCCCTAGGAATTTGTCCGGTGAGCAAGCTTAATAAGGAGAAAAATCAGTCATCTCCCTACATTCCAAACCCCAAAAGCAATGGCTCAGCAGATGCTGTTGATAGAAAAAGGAAGCGGCATAGGGCTACCTCTGGACTCACAGCCATTTCCTTTGATCAGGAAAGTTGCAGCCATGAGATAGCGAAAATGATTATTAAACATGATTATCCACTTCACATAGTGGAAAACCCTGGTTTCGTTAGGTTTGCACGGGCTCTTCATCCTCAGTATAATTCAGTTAACATAAACACGATTGAAGCTCATGTAGTGAACATCTACTTGAGAGAGAAGCAAAATCTTTTGAGCCTTCTTGCTGGAGCTCCCGGTCGCATTAGCCTCAGTTTGGATTTGTGGACTTCAGATCAAACTGTAGGTTATGCAATTTTAACAGGGCAGTTTGTTGATTGTGATTGGAACTTGCACCGGCGGATCCTTAGTGTTATCACGTTGCCATTTCCTGATTCAGAATCTGCCTTCAATCATGCAGTTGCTGCTTGCTTTACAGATTGGTGTTTTGAGAACAAACTATTTACCCTCACTCTTAATCAATCCTTCAGTAGTGAGACTATTAGAGCAAATCTTAGAGGTCTATTATCGATCAAGAATTCGGTTATTGTCAATGGTCAACTGATTATTGGCAGCTGCTATGCTCATGCGTTAGGTAGTACTGCACAGGATGCGTTGTGGTCAATGAGGAACACCCTTGAAAAAGTCCGTCGAATTGTGAAGTATGTGATTACTTCGGAAGCTCATCGAGAAAAGTTTGCTGAAGTGAAACAAAAGCTTCAAGTGCCCAGCACAAAGAGCTTGGTCCTTGATGACCAAACCAACTGGAATACTACCTACGAAATGCTATTGGCTGCTTCTGAGTTAAAGGAAGTGTTTTATTTCTTAGATATCTCTGATACACAGAACCAAATAATTCCATCAATGGATGAGTGGAGGGAAGTTGAAACTCTATGCACATATTTGAAGCTTTTACATGATGCTGCCAGCATTTTAACTGCCGAAGTTAACCCAACTTCAAATACATTCTTTCATGAAGTGTGGAAAATTCAGCTTGAATTGATGCATGCTGCCAGGAGCCCAGATCTGTTTACTAGAAACCTGACTAAGCCTCTGAAGGATAGGTTTGATAGATATTGGAAGGACTGCAACCTAGTTTTAGCTGTTGCTGTTGTCATGGATCCCAGATTCAAGATGAAGCTTGTGGAGTTCAGTTTTTCCAGGATCTATGAAAATGAAGCTGAAACTTGGATCAAGCTTGTTGACGAGGGACTGCATGAACTCTATCTCGATTATGTTCTGGAGTCACTTCCTCCACCTACGTTCTTGGACGAAGCTAGTGAATCCGTCATAAAAGCAGAGATATCTCAAGATGATTGTCTACTTTCAAGTGCTGATGGTCTTTCCGATTTTGACATCTATATCTCAGAGATCATGAGTAGCAACCAAATGAAATCAGAACTAGATCAGTATCTGGAAGAATCTCTTTTGCCTCGTGTACAGGATTTTGATGCTTTGGGTTGGTGGAAGTTAAATAGATTGAAGTATCCAACCCTATCGAGAATGGCATCAGATGTTTTGTCTATTCCCGTCTCAACAGTTGCTCCTGATTCCGTATTTGATACCGCAGAGAGAAAGATGGATAGCTTCCGAAGCACCTTAAGCCCAACAACTCTTGAAGCACTTGTCTGTTCGAAGGATTGGCTCAAATTCGAATCTCCAGATACAAGTTTGGATATGCAAACTGCAATTGTTAGTGTGGAAAGATAG
- the LOC113767504 gene encoding putative pentatricopeptide repeat-containing protein At3g15930, giving the protein MHHLYSLMHNRAVKKTIYFISVSTAYPIRSLHTAPAAHQNLGYPFQNSKTLDQLKQIHSLAIQKGLALDVSAYSKIISFGCAKDAGDMDYARHVFDTILEPNVFLWNTMIKGYSQTCYPEYAIVLYKKMLEKNVKPDNYTFPFLLKGFNRDFPLECGKGTHAHICKFGFDSNEFVQQSLIHVYCLSGQIDMARLVFDTSKKSEAVTWNTMISGYNRMGQFEESRKLFKEMEKRALPTSVTLVLVLSACSELKDLDAAKHVHQCIQDGRIESNLTLNNALIDIYAACGQVNVALGIFSSMNNRDVISWTALIKGYINAGQVDKAQRYFDLMPRKDSVSWTAMIDGYLKTNRFKDVLLLFREMQAANVEPDKFTIVSIITACAHLGALELGEWVRTYTDKLNIDSDIRIGNALIDMYFKCGDVEKATRMFHRMPQRDKFSWTAMIVGLATNGRGREALNMFAKMLNVSETPDEITYIGVLSACTHSGLVNEGRSFFISMTTQHGIVPNVVHYGCMVDLLGRAGLLKEAHKFIKDMPMKANTIIWGALLAACRVHKDVEMAEMAAKQLLQLEPENGAVYVLLCNVYAACKKWDNLRELRSIIMERGIKKTPGCSLIEMNGGVHEFVAGDTSHPQSQEIYLKLEEMTENLKLAGYLPDTSEVFLDISEKEKEKAVNRHSEKLAIAFGLLSSGPDVVIRIVKNLRMCTDCHHVAKLLSSIYERELIVRDRTRFHHFRQGSCSCKDYW; this is encoded by the coding sequence ATGCACCATTTGTACTCTCTTATGCACAATCGAGCTGTCAAAAAGACTATTTATTTTATCTCAGTTTCTACCGCTTACCCAATTCGTAGCCTACATACCGCTCCAGCAGCCCATCAAAATCTGGGTTATCCCTTCCAAAACAGCAAAACCCTGGACCAACTCAAGCAAATTCACTCCCTAGCTATCCAGAAAGGCTTAGCTTTAGACGTTTCAGCGTATTCAAAAATCATTTCTTTTGGCTGCGCTAAAGATGCTGGTGACATGGATTATGCTCGCCACGTATTTGACACAATTCTCGAACCAAATGTCTTCCTCTGGAATACAATGATAAAGGGTTATTCCCAAACCTGTTATCCTGAGTATGCAATTGTTTTGTACAAGAAGATGTTAGAGAAGAACGTGAAACCAGATAACTACACGTTCCCCTTCTTGCTCAAGGGGTTTAATCGAGATTTTCCCTTGGAATGTGGGAAAGGAACACATGCCCACATATGTAAATTTGGTTTTGATTCTAATGAATTTGTTCAGCAATCTTTGATCCATGTCTATTGTTTGTCTGGCCAGATTGATATGGCTCGGCTGGTTTTTGACACGAGTAAGAAAAGTGAAGCAGTTACTTGGAACACAATGATTTCTGGATATAACAGAATGGGACAATTTGAGGAGTCAAGAAAGCTTTtcaaagaaatggagaagagaGCGTTGCCCACTTCAGTGACTCTTGTTTTGGTATTATCAGCTTGCTCAGAGCTAAAGGATCTGGATGCTGCAAAACACGTTCATCAGTGTATTCAAGATGGCAGGATTGAGTCAAATCTGACACTGAATAACGCTCTAATTGACATATATGCAGCTTGTGGGCAGGTGAATGTAGCACTTGGTATTTTTAGTAGTATGAACAACAGAGATGTAATATCATGGACAGCACTGATCAAAGGGTATATCAATGCTGGGCAAGTTGACAAAGCACAACGATATTTTGATCTGATGCCTCGAAAGGATTCTGTTTCTTGGACTGCAATGATTGATGGGTATCTCAAAACCAACCGATTTAAAGATGTCTTGTTGCTTTTCCGTGAGATGCAAGCTGCTAATGTTGAACCTGATAAATTTACTATTGTTAGCATCATCACTGCTTGTGCACACCTAGGTGCCCTTGAACTAGGGGAATGGGTGAGAACTTACACTGACAAATTAAACATAGACAGTGATATACGTATCGGCAATGCTCTTATAGACATGTATTTCAAATGTGGAGATGTGGAAAAGGCAACAAGGATGTTTCACAGAATGCCCCAAAGGGACAAATTCAGTTGGACTGCCATGATTGTTGGTCTTGCTACTAATGGGCGTGGTAGAGAGGCTCTTAATATGTTTGCGAAGATGCTGAATGTTTCAGAGACACCTGATGAAATAACTTATATAGGCGTTTTAAGTGCTTGTACTCATTCTGGCTTGGTAAATGAAGGAAGAAGTTTTTTCATCAGTATGACCACCCAGCATGGAATAGTACCTAACGTGGTGCATTATGGGTGCATGGTTGATCTTCTTGGTCGAGCTGGGCTCTTAAAAGAGGCACATAAGTTTATAAAGGATATGCCAATGAAAGCAAATACAATTATCTGGGGAGCTCTTCTCGCTGCTTGTAGAGTTCATAAAGATGTAGAGATGGCTGAAATGGCAGCCAAACAGCTTCTTCAGTTAGAACCTGAAAATGGAGCTGTCTATGTTCTCCTATGCAATGTATATGCTGCTTGCAAGAAGTGGGATAACTTGCGCGAGTTGAGAAGCATTATTATGGAAAGAGGCATCAAGAAAACACCAGGCTGCAGTTTAATCGAGATGAATGGTGGAGTTCATGAATTTGTAGCTGGAGACACATCCCATCCTCAATCTCAAGAAATATACTTGAAGCTGGAGGAGATGACAGAAAATCTGAAATTGGCAGGGTATCTCCCTGATACTTCAGAGGTGTTCCTTGACATTtcagaaaaagagaaagaaaaagcagTCAATCGGCACAGTGAGAAATTAGCTATTGCCTTTGGTCTGCTGAGCTCAGGACCTGATGTAGTGATCAGAATAGTGAAAAACCTTAGGATGTGTACAGACTGTCATCATGTAGCTAAGTTATTGTCAAGCATTTACGAGAGAGAACTGATTGTAAGAGATCGAACTAGATTCCACCATTTCAGGCAAGGGTCATGCTCTTGTAAGGATTATTGGTGA
- the LOC113767506 gene encoding uncharacterized protein LOC113767506 yields MKFKANLTDHGVNLLEKRFLPALDKMGKICHLYLTRDHFFFLHNLLNGDGIQSIAQFKKEALFEDYRISSQNEDRIAFAIDLSLLHRALRSIITVYAEFSSHGVGGVVSNQIQIRLVKKLPAHSQQPTPFLTFETKGYKSAVIQDVPISKPLSRADMAELQAALDTAQEMPRTLVKVRDMNQLEQFVDRMKHVGDVMNVSISKYGDLHLQISTTLITLGAEFRKLLVLGEQAEVPGGEGNLSAQTRTQRAIQRGDAMIVQVSVKHFFKSLQCHLAKPDCAFYGITSQGACLTVIFQFFVPGTRQTDKSISLHCRLPVLDPGSN; encoded by the coding sequence ATGAAGTTCAAGGCAAACTTAACCGATCATGGTGTAAACTTATTAGAAAAAAGATTTTTGCCAGCCCTAGACAAGATGGGAAAAATCTGCCATCTTTACCTCACTAGAGATCACTTCTTTTTCCTCCACAATCTCCTTAACGGTGATGGGATCCAATCCATAGCCCAGTTCAAAAAAGAAGCCCTTTTCGAAGATTATCGAATTTCTAGCCAAAATGAAGACAGAATTGCCTTTGCCATTGATCTTTCCCTCCTCCACCGTGCCCTTCGCAGCATTATTACCGTTTATGCTGAATTTAGTAGCCATGGCGTTGGTGGGGTGGTGTCGAATCAGATTCAGATTAGACTGGTTAAGAAATTGCCTGCTCATTCTCAGCAGCCAACGCCTTTTTTGACATTTGAGACTAAAGGGTATAAGTCTGCTGTGATTCAAGATGTGCCCATTTCGAAACCTTTGTCGAGGGCTGACATGGCAGAGCTTCAAGCTGCGTTGGATACTGCACAAGAAATGCCGAGGACTTTGGTTAAAGTGAGGGATATGAATCAGCTTGAGCAGTTTGTTGATAGGATGAAGCATGTTGGTGATGTGATGAACGTGTCTATAAGCAAGTATGGGGATTTGCATTTGCAAATTTCAACAACTTTGATTACGTTAGGAGCCGAGTTTAGGAAGCTGTTGGTTTTAGGTGAGCAGGCTGAGGTGCCTGGTGGGGAAGGGAATTTGAGTGCTCAGACTAGGACCCAAAGGGCTATTCAGAGAGGTGATGCAATGATTGTGCAAGTTAGTGTCAAGCATTTTTTCAAGAGTCTTCAGTGTCATTTGGCGAAGCCTGATTGTGCTTTCTATGGGATTACTTCACAGGGTGCTTGCTTGACTGTGATTTTTCAGTTCTTTGTTCCTGGTACTCGTCAAACTGACAAGTCGATAAGTCTTCATTGCAGGCTTCCTGTACTTGATCCTGGCTCTAATTGA
- the LOC113768616 gene encoding protein FAR1-RELATED SEQUENCE 6-like — MDEVSLNSEPVYDDEAENFEIDGDCAMTEYVGEAGVLQGENPLPPAVGMEFETYEDVYYFYNCYAQQQGFGVRVSNTWYRKSKEKYRGKLSCSSAGFKKKTEANRPRPQTRTGCPAMIKFRLMENKRWRVIEVELEHNHLLTPTSGKFYKSHRNVGLGSKRPLQVDGPEEIQKIRLFRTVIIDTEYNGSANVDEGKVRNNVDQFNNQLRLKQGDAQSIHKFFTHQQLMNPNFFYVMDLNEKGCLRNVFWADARSRATYGYFGDVVVIDTSCLTSKHEVPLVILTGVNHHGHSVLLGCGLVAGGNVESYIWLFRAWLTYMVGRSPHAIITDQNKSLKIALAEVFPRASHFISMTSILKQLPHELGGVSECEAIMEAFTRLVYDPFRAVDFEAAWEDMMDRHGIRQYKWLQTLYEDRKHWVPVYIKETFLAGMFPMKESERVTSPFEGYLSKDTSLKDFLNSYDQALKEIDQREVMADMESRNPCGMLKSTFYLELQLSKLYTSNIFMKFQEEVVGMLSCFNPRQMSMDGSVISYLVTEHAEVEDNRRETRDFEVSYNTSDGEILCLCGLFSFKGYLCRHALCVLNQNGVEEIPPQYILSRWRKDIHRNYDFEYGYDGIDSNNPLHRYDNLYKCITKVVEEGRKSHDRYKYTLQALDDILSKIRLQDDQLV, encoded by the coding sequence ATGGACGAAGTGTCACTTAATAGTGAGCCTGTGTATGATGATGAGGCAGAGAATTTTGAGATTGATGGAGATTGTGCCATGACTGAATACGTTGGTGAGGCTGGTGTCCTTCAGGGGGAAAATCCCCTGCCTCCTGCTGTTGGAATGGAGTTTGAAACCTATGAGGATGTTTATTACTTCTACAATTGTTATGCTCAGCAGCAAGGATTTGGAGTCCGAGTCAGCAATACATGGTACAGAAAGAGCAAAGAGAAATACAGGGGAAAGTTAAGCTGCAGCAGTGCAGGGTTCAAGAAGAAAACTGAAGCAAACCGACCAAGACCACAAACAAGAACTGGCTGCCCTGCAATGATAAAGTTCAGGTTGATGGAGAACAAGAGATGGCGGGTAATTGAAGTGGAACTTGAACACAACCATTTACTCACTCCAACTAGTGGGAAATTTTATAAATCTCACAGGAATGTTGGCCTTGGAAGCAAAAGGCCCCTGCAGGTCGATGGTCCTGAAGAAATTCAGAAGATTAGGTTGTTCAGAACAGTTATTATTGATACAGAGTATAATGGAAGTGCTAATGTTGATGAAGGTAAAGTCAGGAATAATGTTGATCAGTTCAATAATCAGCTGAGACTTAAGCAAGGAGATGCTCAATCAATACATAAGTTTTTCACTCATCAGCAATTGATGAATCCGAACTTCTTCTACGTGATGGATTTAAATGAGAAAGGATGTCTGAGGAATGTATTCTGGGCTGATGCAAGGTCAAGAGCTACGTATGGTTATTTTGGTGATGTTGTTGTAATCGACACTTCATGCTTAACCAGCAAGCATGAGGTGCCATTGGTGATATTGACTGGAGTTAATCACCACGGACACTCTGTGCTACTAGGATGCGGTTTGGTTGCAGGTGGTAATGTAGAGTCATATATATGGCTGTTTAGGGCATGGCTAACATACATGGTAGGACGCTCTCCTCACGCTATCATCACCGACCAAaataaatccttgaaaattgctcTTGCTGAAGTTTTCCCCAGAGCTTCTCATTTCATTTCTATGACAAGTATCTTAAAGCAACTTCCACATGAACTTGGAGGAGTGAGTGAATGTGAAGCAATTATGGAGGCATTTACTAGGTTAGTTTACGACCCATTTAGGGCAGTTGATTTTGAAGCAGCCTGGGAGGATATGATGGATCGCCATGGAATTAGGCAGTATAAATGGCTTCAAACATTATATGAAGACCGTAAGCACTGGGTCCCAGTCTATATAAAGGAGACATTTCTGGCAGGAATGTTTCCCATGAAAGAAAGTGAAAGAGTTACTTCTCCTTTTGAGGGATATTTGTCCAAAGACACTTCTTTGAAGGATTTTCTCAATAGCTATGATCAAGCTCTCAAAGAAATTGATCAAAGAGAGGTAATGGCTGACATGGAATCGAGAAATCCTTGTGGGATGTTAAAGTCAACATTTTATTTGGAGTTGCAGCTGTCAAAGTTGTACACAAGCAACATATTTATGAAGTTTCAAGAAGAAGTGGTGGGAATGCTTTCTTGTTTTAATCCTAGGCAGATGAGCATGGATGGATCAGTCATAAGTTACCTAGTCACAGAACATGCTGAAGTTGAGGATAACAGGAGGGAAACAAGAGACTTTGAGGTCTCTTACAATACATCTGATGGGGAGATTCTTTGCCTATGTGGTTTATTTAGTTTCAAAGGTTATTTGTGCAGGCATGCACTGTGTGTTTTAAACCAGAATGGTGTGGAGGAGATCCCGCCTCAATACATCCTTTCAAGATGGAGAAAGGATATTCATCGCAATTATGATTTTGAATATGGTTACGACGGTATTGACAGTAACAACCCACTTCACAGGTATGATAACCTATATAAATGCATCACAAAGGTTGTTGAAGAAGGGAGGAAATCTCATGATCGATACAAGTATACCCTGCAAGCATTGGATGATATACTCAGCAAGATTCGTCTTCAAGACGATCAGCTGGTCTAA
- the LOC113768615 gene encoding protein FAR1-RELATED SEQUENCE 6-like, with protein MEEVSVNGVNSEQAIEGQGCETFLEIDDERADLDIQNGIPDGRKEFVAPAVGMEFESYEDAYNYYSCYAKEMGFRVRVKNSWFKRNSKEKYGAVLCCSSQGFKRIKEVNRLRKETRTGCPAMLRMRIVDSKRWRVVEVTLEHNHLLGSKICKAVKKMGTVSKRKLQSSSDSEVRTVKLYRALVIDAGVNGNSNITVRESRSSSDHSDQLSLKKGDAQAIYNYLCRMQLTNPNFFYLMDLNDNGCIRNFFWVDARSRAASGYFCDVIFLDNTFLSNKYEIPLVAFVGTNHHGQPVLLGCGLLSGETTGCYTWLFKAWLTCTSGHHPHTIISDRCKILQSAIAEVFPKSLHRFSLSHIMRKVPEKLGGLRNYDAIRKALCKAVYEALKPFDFEAAWGFMIQHFGIADHEWLRALYEDRSQWAPVYLKDTTFAGMATARPGETLNAFFDKYVHKQTPLKEFLDKYELALQKKHKEEVLADIDSRNSNPELKTRCSFELQLSTVYTREVFKRFQLEVEEMYSCFSTTQLHVEGPVVIFLVKERVMGEANRREIRDFEVLYNRAAAEVRCICSCFNFYGYLCRHALCVLNFNGVEEIPLKYILPRWKKDYKRLHIPEQGSGNAVVTEGIQWFSQLYRSALQVVEEGVISLEHYKVALQAFEESLHRVHNVEHKIE; from the coding sequence ATGGAAGAAGTGTCTGTTAACGGTGTTAACAGCGAGCAGGCAATTGAGGGACAAGGCTGTGAGACTTTTCTAGAAATTGATGATGAAAGAGCTGATTTGGACATTCAAAATGGTATTCCTGATGGAAGAAAGGAATTTGTTGCACCTGCTGTAGGGATGGAGTTTGAGTCATATGAGGATGCTTATAACTACTACAGTTGCTATGCAAAGGAGATGGGCTTCCGTGTTCGAGTGAAAAACTCATGGTTTAAAAGAAATAGCAAGGAGAAGTATGGTGCTGTGCTTTGTTGCAGCAGCCAGGGttttaaaagaattaaagaagtaaACCGCCTGAGGAAGGAAACCCGAACTGGTTGTCCTGCAATGCTAAGAATGAGAATAGTAGATTCTAAAAGGTGGAGGGTTGTTGAAGTTACACTTGAACACAACCATTTGTTAGGTTCAAAGATCTGCAAGGCTGTTAAGAAGATGGGCACTGTATCCAAGAGGAAGTTGCAGTCAAGCTCTGATTCAGAAGTACGGACAGTGAAGTTGTATCGAGCACTTGTAATTGATGCAGGTGTTAATGGAAATTCAAATATTACCGTGAGAGAGTCCAGAAGTTCTTCTGATCATTCTGATCAGCTGAGTTTGAAAAAGGGTGACGCACAAGCCATCTACAATTACCTTTGTCGAATGCAGTTGACTAATCcaaatttcttttacttgatggATCTCAATGATAATGGCTGTATCAGGAATTTTTTCTGGGTGGATGCTCGGTCAAGGGCTGCTAGTGGCTACTTTTGTGACGTGATTTTTCTTGACAATACATTTTTGTCAAACAAATATGAGATTCCCCTTGTTGCTTTTGTTGGTACAAATCACCATGGTCAACCTGTGTTGCTGGGTTGTGGCCTGCTTTCAGGTGAGACGACTGGCTGTTATACCTGGCTGTTCAAAGCGTGGCTCACTTGCACATCTGGACATCATCCACACACCATAATTTCTGATAGATGTAAGATTCTGCAGAGTGCTATTGCTGAGGTCTTTCCAAAATCTCTACATCGATTCAGTTTGTCACACATCATGAGAAAAGTCCCTGAAAAGTTGGGAGGACTCCGCAATTATGATGCCATCAGAAAGGCACTGTGTAAAGCAGTTTATGAGGCCTTGAAACCATTTGACTTCGAAGCAGCATGGGGATTTATGATCCAGCATTTTGGAATTGCTGATCATGAGTGGCTTCGGGCATTATATGAAGATAGATCTCAGTGGGCTCCAGTTTACTTAAAAGACACTACTTTTGCAGGTATGGCTACTGCAAGACCTGGTGAGACCTTGAAtgcattttttgataaatatgtACACAAGCAGACACCTTTGAAGGAATTCCTTGACAAATATGAATTAGCTTTACAGAAAAAGCACAAGGAAGAAGTACTTGCAGATATTGACTCAAGAAATTCAAATCCAGAATTAAAAACGAGATGTTCATTTGAGTTGCAGCTGTCCACAGTGTATACTAGAGAAGTTTTTAAGAGGTTCCAATTGGAGGTGGAGGAGATGTATTCGTGTTTTAGCACAACACAGTTACACGTTGAGGGGCCAGTAGTTATATTCTTGGTGAAGGAGCGTGTTATGGGGGAGGCAAATAGAAGAGAGATCAGAGACTTTGAAGTTCTGTATAATAGAGCAGCAGCTGAGGTTCGCTGCATCTGTAGCTGCTTCAACTTCTATGGATATTTATGCCGGCATGCTTTATGCGTTCTGAACTTCAATGGGGTGGAGGAAATCCCATTGAAATACATTTTACCGCGTTGGAAGAAGGACTACAAGCGTCTGCACATTCCAGAACAGGGGTCCGGCAATGCTGTTGTTACTGAAGGGATTCAGTGGTTCAGTCAGTTGTACAGAAGCGCACTGCAAGTTGTAGAGGAAGGAGTGATCTCCTTGGAACATTATAAAGTTGCATTACAAGCTTTTGAAGAATCATTACACAGAGTTCATAACGTTGAACATAAGATTGAATGA